In one Pseudodesulfovibrio tunisiensis genomic region, the following are encoded:
- the ispG gene encoding flavodoxin-dependent (E)-4-hydroxy-3-methylbut-2-enyl-diphosphate synthase, which produces MKRKPTRAVSIGGVGIGGDNPVRVQSMCNTDTRDVQTTLAQINQLAEAGCEIVRLAVPDDTAAQALRQIRAQSPVPLVADIHFDYRLALSSLEAGMDALRINPGNIGGENKVDAVVRAAADQGAPIRIGVNGGSLEKDLLRQYGGPTPEAMVDSALRHVAMLEKRGFHDTKISLKSSSVLTTVAAYRLMSEKCDYPLHIGVTEAGTLVRGAVKSSVGLGLLLAEGIGDTMRVSLTHDPVAEIGVCWEILRSLGLRERGPEIVSCPTCGRTEIDLISLAEQVEEALRGVEEVFTVAVMGCVVNGPGEAREADIGIAGGRDLGIIFRKGEVVRKVKGKGNLLPEFMREIQSFLQERRNK; this is translated from the coding sequence ATGAAACGCAAGCCAACACGGGCCGTAAGCATCGGCGGCGTGGGCATCGGCGGAGACAACCCGGTTCGGGTCCAGTCCATGTGCAACACCGACACCCGCGACGTGCAGACTACACTGGCCCAGATCAACCAACTGGCCGAGGCAGGCTGCGAAATCGTCCGCCTTGCCGTTCCCGATGACACAGCCGCACAGGCACTTCGACAAATCCGTGCCCAATCGCCCGTTCCGCTGGTGGCGGACATCCATTTCGACTACCGTCTGGCCCTGTCCTCGCTTGAGGCGGGCATGGATGCGCTGCGCATCAACCCAGGCAACATCGGCGGCGAGAACAAGGTGGACGCGGTTGTACGCGCTGCCGCAGATCAGGGAGCCCCCATCCGCATCGGCGTGAACGGCGGCTCCCTTGAAAAGGACCTGCTCCGCCAGTACGGCGGTCCCACGCCCGAAGCCATGGTCGACTCCGCCCTGCGGCATGTGGCCATGCTGGAAAAGCGCGGCTTTCATGACACCAAGATTTCCCTGAAGTCCTCGTCCGTGCTCACCACGGTTGCCGCGTATCGGCTCATGTCCGAAAAATGCGACTATCCCCTGCACATTGGCGTGACCGAAGCAGGCACCCTTGTCCGGGGTGCGGTCAAATCGTCCGTCGGTCTGGGACTCCTGCTTGCCGAGGGCATCGGCGACACCATGCGCGTATCCCTGACCCACGACCCCGTGGCCGAAATCGGTGTATGCTGGGAAATCCTGCGCTCGCTCGGCCTGCGCGAACGCGGCCCGGAGATCGTTTCCTGCCCCACCTGCGGCAGAACCGAAATCGACCTCATATCCCTTGCCGAACAGGTCGAAGAGGCCCTGCGCGGAGTCGAGGAAGTCTTTACCGTGGCCGTGATGGGCTGCGTGGTCAACGGCCCGGGCGAAGCACGCGAGGCCGACATCGGCATTGCCGGAGGCCGCGATCTGGGCATAATTTTCCGCAAGGGCGAGGTTGTCCGCAAGGTCAAGGGCAAAGGCAACCTGCTGCCCGAATTCATGAGAGAAATTCAGAGCTTTCTGCAAGAAAGGAGAAACAAGTAA
- a CDS encoding 4Fe-4S binding protein → MLFTPNVLKNLLSKPATRKYPFEVRDPFPKYRGELYIDIEKCIFCGTCSRKCPSQCIVVDKSTGLWECDPHACIYCGICEDLCPVKAIHMKDVHRKPLVEKIMMTEHGEPPKPRKKKAAPAPEAKAEAKPEPAPEAKPEPAPEAKPEPAPEAKAEPAPEAKVEEPKEETAPTTEKAAKPAPRKGKKKGRK, encoded by the coding sequence ATGCTGTTTACGCCCAACGTACTCAAGAACCTGCTCTCCAAGCCGGCGACGCGCAAATACCCGTTCGAGGTTCGGGACCCGTTCCCGAAATACCGGGGCGAGCTGTACATCGACATCGAAAAATGCATCTTCTGCGGCACCTGCTCGCGCAAGTGTCCGTCCCAATGCATCGTGGTGGACAAGTCCACGGGCCTGTGGGAATGCGACCCGCACGCCTGCATCTACTGCGGCATCTGCGAGGACCTCTGTCCGGTCAAGGCCATCCACATGAAGGATGTGCATCGCAAGCCTCTGGTCGAAAAGATCATGATGACCGAACACGGCGAGCCGCCCAAGCCCAGAAAGAAGAAGGCTGCCCCGGCTCCCGAGGCAAAGGCCGAAGCCAAGCCCGAGCCTGCTCCCGAGGCCAAGCCCGAGCCTGCTCCCGAGGCCAAGCCCGAGCCTGCTCCCGAGGCCAAGGCCGAACCTGCTCCCGAGGCCAAGGTCGAGGAGCCCAAGGAAGAAACTGCCCCGACCACGGAAAAGGCTGCCAAGCCTGCTCCCAGGAAGGGCAAGAAAAAAGGCAGGAAGTAA
- a CDS encoding nickel-dependent hydrogenase large subunit codes for MASTVIPFGPQHPVLPEPIHLTLKVEDEIVKEAVPALGYIHRGLEMLCSIRDYHHMIQVCERICGICSMIHATCYSQTIEELMNIEVPPRAELLRIVWSELHRMHSHLLWLGLFADAFGFEALFMQFWKIREKIMDINEATAGNRVIVSVNVIGGVRADLSPDQIRWILTELDDVEKQLKAIQPTILDDYTVKSRTKGIGVMTPEQAIELGAAGPTLRGSNVAQDARMLGYGAYSQLDFEPVVEPDGDCWSRSTVRFREVLQSIDLVRQAISKLPEGDINVKVKGNPPEGGEIYTRVEQPRGECMYYIRSNGTKHLERLRIRTPTFANIPPLLTMLPECELADVPVIVLSIDPCISCTER; via the coding sequence ATGGCGAGTACTGTTATTCCTTTCGGCCCGCAGCATCCCGTCCTGCCCGAGCCCATTCACTTGACGCTCAAGGTGGAGGACGAAATCGTCAAGGAAGCTGTCCCGGCCCTTGGCTACATCCATCGCGGTCTGGAAATGCTCTGTTCCATTCGCGATTACCATCACATGATTCAGGTGTGCGAACGCATCTGCGGCATCTGTTCCATGATTCACGCCACCTGCTACTCCCAGACCATCGAAGAGCTCATGAACATCGAGGTTCCGCCTCGCGCCGAGCTGCTCCGCATCGTCTGGAGCGAACTGCACCGCATGCACAGCCATCTGCTGTGGCTCGGCCTCTTTGCCGATGCGTTCGGCTTCGAAGCCCTGTTCATGCAGTTCTGGAAAATCCGTGAAAAGATCATGGACATCAACGAAGCCACTGCGGGCAACCGCGTGATCGTGTCCGTGAACGTAATCGGCGGCGTCCGCGCCGACCTCAGCCCGGACCAGATTCGCTGGATTCTGACCGAGCTGGACGACGTGGAAAAGCAGCTCAAGGCGATCCAGCCCACCATTCTGGACGACTACACCGTCAAGTCCCGGACCAAGGGCATCGGCGTCATGACTCCGGAGCAGGCCATCGAACTCGGCGCGGCCGGTCCGACCCTGCGTGGTTCCAACGTGGCTCAGGACGCCCGCATGCTCGGCTATGGTGCTTACTCCCAGCTCGACTTCGAACCCGTTGTCGAGCCGGACGGCGACTGCTGGTCGCGCTCCACGGTGCGCTTCCGCGAAGTGCTCCAGTCCATCGATCTCGTACGCCAGGCCATCAGCAAGTTGCCCGAGGGAGACATCAACGTGAAGGTCAAGGGCAATCCGCCCGAGGGTGGCGAAATCTACACCCGCGTGGAACAGCCTCGCGGCGAGTGCATGTACTACATCCGCAGCAACGGCACCAAGCACCTTGAACGCCTGCGTATCCGGACGCCCACTTTCGCCAACATTCCGCCGCTGCTGACCATGCTTCCGGAATGCGAACTGGCGGACGTACCGGTTATCGTCCTGTCCATCGACCCGTGCATCAGCTGCACAGAACGCTAA
- a CDS encoding NADH-quinone oxidoreductase subunit C encodes MKMKNDGYRLVTFSTYAVGEKELGIMYHFDKDLDEAHLRLVVDKEKPIPSVSGVYFCAMLVENEIQDQWNVKFDGLVVDFNRTLLLDSEVTTVPLVNNVKIEPKN; translated from the coding sequence ATGAAGATGAAAAACGACGGGTACAGGCTCGTGACCTTCAGCACCTACGCAGTGGGCGAGAAGGAACTGGGCATCATGTACCATTTCGATAAGGATCTCGATGAAGCGCATCTGCGTCTGGTCGTGGACAAGGAAAAGCCCATTCCGAGCGTTTCCGGCGTCTACTTCTGCGCCATGCTCGTCGAGAACGAAATCCAGGACCAGTGGAACGTCAAGTTCGACGGTCTGGTCGTTGACTTCAACCGCACCCTCCTTCTTGACTCCGAAGTCACCACGGTTCCCCTGGTGAACAACGTCAAGATCGAGCCGAAAAACTAG
- a CDS encoding NADH-quinone oxidoreductase subunit B family protein yields MFSSFIKKSRAKSPWIMHFDCGSCNGCDIEVLACLTPLYDIERFGIVNVGNPKHADVLLVTGTVNHRNKKVLKNLYDQMPEPKAVIAIGACGNSGGVFRDCYNVVGGIDKVIPVDVYVPGCPAKPEAIIDGVVAGLQKFAQKVEEAG; encoded by the coding sequence ATGTTCAGCTCGTTCATCAAGAAGTCTCGCGCCAAATCCCCGTGGATCATGCACTTTGATTGCGGGAGCTGTAATGGCTGCGATATCGAAGTACTGGCCTGCCTGACACCGCTCTACGACATCGAGCGGTTCGGCATCGTCAACGTCGGCAACCCCAAGCACGCGGACGTGCTCCTGGTCACCGGCACCGTAAACCACCGCAACAAGAAGGTACTCAAGAACCTCTACGATCAGATGCCCGAACCCAAGGCCGTCATCGCCATCGGCGCATGCGGCAACAGCGGCGGCGTGTTCCGCGACTGCTACAACGTGGTGGGCGGCATCGACAAGGTCATCCCCGTGGATGTCTACGTGCCCGGTTGCCCGGCCAAGCCCGAAGCCATCATTGACGGTGTGGTCGCTGGCCTCCAGAAGTTCGCGCAAAAGGTGGAAGAGGCCGGTTAG
- a CDS encoding respiratory chain complex I subunit 1 family protein → MKAIILAILGIIIAPVLGGLIAGLDRRLTAWFQSRQGPPILQPFYDVAKLFGKEKMVVNQWQVLCAWVYMIAAAVSVGLFFAQSDLLLIFFVQAIGAVFLVMGALAAKSPYSQVGAQRELIQILAYEPILILVFVGIFLTTGSFKLEAVWALDSPMLAKLPLLYIALGYALTIKLRKSPFDFSTSHHGHQELVKGVLTEFSGPYLGLVELAHWYETILVLGLCAIFWSTNVVWMAVLLVATYFLEVLVDNTMARMTWRWMLKRVWLIGMGMSVVNLIWLYAG, encoded by the coding sequence ATGAAAGCTATCATTCTCGCAATACTCGGTATCATCATCGCTCCCGTGCTCGGCGGCCTGATCGCCGGACTCGACAGGCGCTTGACCGCTTGGTTCCAATCCCGTCAGGGCCCGCCCATCCTGCAGCCCTTCTATGACGTGGCCAAGCTGTTCGGTAAGGAAAAAATGGTCGTCAACCAGTGGCAGGTTCTCTGCGCATGGGTGTACATGATCGCCGCGGCCGTGTCCGTGGGGCTGTTCTTCGCCCAGAGCGACCTGCTCCTGATCTTCTTTGTGCAGGCCATCGGCGCCGTGTTTCTGGTCATGGGTGCACTTGCCGCCAAGTCGCCCTATTCCCAGGTCGGCGCACAGCGCGAGCTGATCCAGATTCTGGCTTACGAGCCGATTCTGATCCTCGTGTTCGTGGGCATCTTCCTGACCACCGGCAGCTTCAAGCTCGAAGCTGTCTGGGCCCTGGATTCCCCAATGCTGGCCAAACTGCCCCTGCTGTACATCGCGCTGGGATATGCCCTGACCATCAAGCTGCGGAAGTCGCCCTTCGACTTCTCCACTTCGCATCACGGCCATCAGGAGCTCGTCAAGGGCGTCCTGACCGAGTTCTCCGGTCCCTATCTGGGTCTGGTCGAACTGGCCCACTGGTACGAGACCATTCTGGTCCTCGGCCTGTGTGCGATCTTCTGGTCCACCAACGTGGTGTGGATGGCCGTTCTGCTGGTCGCCACATACTTCCTCGAAGTGCTGGTGGACAACACCATGGCCCGCATGACCTGGCGCTGGATGCTCAAGCGCGTCTGGCTCATCGGCATGGGCATGTCCGTTGTTAACCTCATCTGGCTGTACGCGGGGTAA
- a CDS encoding NADH-quinone oxidoreductase subunit L encodes MSNLLLLLILLPVAAALVCYFVRSRAVRSLTVTATGAILTVASLGLLAQGEFTYSPGSFLGIMSWDVLITVLDFALLVIMFFYGLKLKNLLIQIFVAAQFVLLLWLEATIDHGMEIPALYGDNLSLIMVAIISIVGSLICIFAIPYMKEHEEHLHLTKSKQPRFFFFLVLFLGAMNGLVLANNILWLYFFFEVTTFCSFMLIGHDETEIATRNATRALWMNSLGGLAFVIGMILMEAKLGTVSIQAILAAGPQGAIMLTGLGFICLAGFTKAAQMPFQSWLLGAMVAPTPVSALLHSSTMVKAGVYVILRFAPAYAGTFLSYGIALCGAFTFVACAALAIGQSNGKKILAYSTISNLGLIIACAGINTPLAITAAIMLIIFHAVSKSLLFLCVGTIEHGIGSRDVEDMRGLYARMPRTTVITIVGILTMLLPPFGVLMSKWMAIEAASQFLIPVVLMAMGSALTVVYWARWGGLLMGTRERGAQPESQATLTRLPLTILVIGSVVLALIAPVIYSGLIAPLFPEGAPFQVSLGVLSSTQGGFAVYPLFLVLGVGLLFALKATSGWRKAKEVAPYVSGSNVETPGSYNGPMDQPVSFSAGNMYLGELFGENKITAAANAVAIALIVLMMGGAL; translated from the coding sequence ATGTCGAATCTGCTGTTACTTCTCATTCTCCTGCCCGTTGCCGCCGCACTGGTTTGCTATTTTGTGCGGTCGCGCGCGGTACGGAGCCTGACGGTGACCGCCACAGGAGCCATTCTGACGGTGGCATCGCTGGGCCTGCTGGCCCAGGGAGAGTTCACGTACTCTCCGGGTTCGTTCCTCGGTATCATGAGCTGGGACGTGTTGATCACTGTCCTGGATTTCGCATTGCTCGTGATCATGTTCTTTTACGGCTTGAAACTCAAAAACCTGCTCATCCAGATTTTCGTGGCAGCCCAGTTCGTGCTGCTGCTCTGGCTTGAAGCAACCATCGACCACGGCATGGAAATTCCGGCACTGTACGGGGACAACCTGTCCCTGATCATGGTGGCCATCATTTCCATCGTGGGTTCCCTCATCTGCATCTTCGCCATCCCGTACATGAAGGAGCACGAAGAGCATCTGCACCTGACGAAGTCCAAGCAGCCCCGCTTCTTCTTCTTTCTGGTGCTGTTCCTGGGAGCCATGAACGGCCTGGTCCTGGCGAACAACATCCTGTGGCTCTACTTCTTCTTCGAAGTGACCACGTTCTGTTCCTTCATGCTCATCGGGCATGACGAAACCGAAATCGCCACCAGGAACGCCACCCGCGCCCTGTGGATGAACTCCCTCGGCGGTCTGGCCTTCGTCATCGGCATGATCCTGATGGAAGCCAAGCTCGGCACGGTCTCCATTCAGGCGATTCTGGCCGCTGGCCCGCAGGGCGCCATCATGCTCACCGGCCTCGGGTTCATCTGTCTGGCAGGCTTCACCAAGGCCGCACAGATGCCGTTCCAGAGCTGGCTGCTCGGCGCCATGGTCGCTCCGACCCCGGTCTCCGCGCTGCTGCACTCCTCCACCATGGTCAAGGCTGGCGTGTACGTCATCCTGAGGTTTGCCCCGGCCTATGCCGGAACCTTCCTCAGCTACGGCATCGCGCTTTGCGGAGCCTTCACCTTCGTGGCATGTGCCGCGCTGGCAATCGGCCAGTCCAACGGCAAGAAGATTCTGGCCTACTCGACCATCTCGAACCTCGGCCTGATCATCGCCTGTGCCGGCATCAACACTCCGCTGGCCATCACCGCAGCCATCATGCTGATCATCTTCCACGCCGTGTCCAAGTCCCTGCTGTTCCTCTGCGTGGGCACCATCGAACACGGCATCGGTTCCCGGGACGTGGAAGACATGCGCGGCCTGTACGCCCGCATGCCCCGCACCACGGTCATCACCATCGTGGGCATCCTGACCATGCTGCTCCCTCCGTTCGGCGTGCTCATGTCCAAGTGGATGGCCATCGAGGCGGCTTCCCAGTTCCTGATCCCGGTCGTGCTCATGGCCATGGGCTCCGCCCTGACCGTCGTGTACTGGGCCCGCTGGGGCGGCCTGCTCATGGGCACCCGTGAACGCGGCGCACAGCCCGAATCCCAGGCAACCCTGACCCGTCTGCCCCTGACCATCCTTGTCATCGGCTCCGTGGTTCTGGCCCTGATTGCTCCGGTGATCTACTCCGGCCTGATCGCCCCCCTGTTCCCGGAAGGCGCTCCCTTCCAGGTCAGCCTCGGCGTGCTCTCCAGCACGCAGGGCGGCTTCGCTGTCTACCCGCTGTTCCTGGTCCTCGGCGTGGGCCTGCTCTTCGCGCTCAAGGCCACCTCGGGCTGGCGCAAGGCCAAGGAAGTGGCTCCCTACGTATCCGGTTCCAATGTTGAAACTCCCGGCAGCTACAACGGCCCCATGGACCAGCCCGTGTCCTTCTCGGCCGGAAACATGTATCTCGGCGAGCTTTTCGGTGAAAACAAGATCACCGCAGCCGCGAATGCAGTAGCCATAGCCCTGATCGTGCTCATGATGGGAGGGGCGCTGTAA